Proteins encoded together in one Nocardioides marinisabuli window:
- a CDS encoding alpha/beta fold hydrolase, translating into MRRRVAGLAGALAGVAVAGTAAEVVRRRRVIARRGAGDRAPLGTLRSVARTVVADDGLPLHVEVDEPDAHDPADPTGPDHQPLTVVFVHGYALNLDCWHFQRAGYRGLVRTVFYDQRSHGRSGRSSLEHATIDQLGHDLARVLEAEAPEGPVVLVGHSMGGMTIIALAEQHPELFGDRVVGVGLVSTTAGGLDVGRLLLPVVPAKLAGPFLGRAVGRAMVPLARGHRLIDLARRLGGSVAIVATDLFSFGGDVPESYVRFVDQMLARTPFEVVAEFFPSFESLDKFHVVEVLSRVPVSIICGTSDRVTSIGHSRKLHAHIDGSRLVEVEGAGHMVVMESHDQVNAELDQLLAAASERAEQR; encoded by the coding sequence ATGCGTCGTCGTGTGGCCGGGCTGGCCGGCGCCCTCGCGGGCGTCGCGGTGGCCGGCACCGCCGCGGAGGTCGTCCGCCGCCGCCGCGTCATCGCCCGCCGGGGCGCGGGCGACCGAGCCCCCCTGGGCACGCTGCGCTCCGTGGCGCGCACCGTGGTGGCCGACGACGGGCTGCCGCTGCACGTCGAGGTCGACGAGCCCGACGCCCACGACCCCGCCGACCCGACCGGCCCCGACCACCAGCCGCTCACGGTGGTCTTCGTGCACGGCTACGCCCTCAACCTCGACTGCTGGCACTTCCAGCGCGCCGGCTACCGAGGCCTGGTGCGCACCGTCTTCTACGACCAGCGCTCCCACGGCCGCTCCGGGCGCTCCTCGCTCGAGCACGCCACCATCGACCAGCTCGGCCACGACCTGGCCCGGGTGCTCGAGGCCGAGGCACCCGAGGGGCCCGTGGTCCTGGTGGGCCACTCGATGGGCGGGATGACGATCATCGCGCTGGCCGAGCAGCACCCCGAGCTCTTCGGCGACCGGGTGGTCGGCGTGGGGCTGGTCTCCACGACCGCCGGCGGTCTCGACGTGGGCCGCCTGCTGCTGCCGGTCGTGCCGGCCAAGCTCGCCGGGCCGTTCCTGGGCCGCGCGGTCGGCCGCGCGATGGTGCCGCTGGCGCGCGGGCACCGGCTCATCGACCTGGCCCGCCGCCTCGGTGGCTCGGTGGCGATCGTGGCCACCGACCTGTTCTCCTTCGGCGGCGACGTGCCCGAGTCCTACGTGCGCTTCGTCGACCAGATGCTGGCCCGCACCCCCTTCGAGGTCGTCGCCGAGTTCTTCCCCAGCTTCGAGTCGCTCGACAAGTTCCACGTCGTGGAGGTGCTGAGCCGGGTGCCCGTCTCGATCATCTGCGGCACCTCCGACCGGGTCACCTCGATCGGCCACAGCCGCAAGCTGCACGCCCACATCGACGGTTCGCGCCTGGTCGAGGTCGAGGGCGCCGGGCACATGGTCGTCATGGAGAGCCACGACCAGGTCAACGCCGAGCTCGACCAGCTCCTCGCGGCCGCCAGCGAGCGGGCGGAGCAGCGGTGA
- the tsaE gene encoding tRNA (adenosine(37)-N6)-threonylcarbamoyltransferase complex ATPase subunit type 1 TsaE, translating into MSTAREESRPRPDVVVRRVGPEAAEHVMHVVHEAFSARPPLDPPPGALKETVHTIRGKLADGGGLLAVIDDQPVGTLILDPIGSSTYIRRFGVVPGMQGMGIAGRLIDAAVDAVADSGRGTDDLIVQAREELPATVRFWDRQGFREIRRYSPLVEMRRPLRTAVFQAPTADAMRGIGRSLAGQLSHGDLVVLTGDLGAGKTTFTQGLGAGLGVRGNVTSPTFVIARVHPSTVGGPELVHVDAYRLDGLEELDDLDLDTSLDEAVTVVEWGEDLAEGLSESRLEIRIVRAIGDPDDDRDPVSMFDPRRVEVTPVGPRWHALSFRALG; encoded by the coding sequence GTGAGCACGGCGCGCGAGGAGTCCCGCCCGCGTCCCGACGTCGTCGTACGACGCGTGGGGCCGGAGGCCGCCGAGCACGTGATGCACGTGGTGCACGAGGCGTTCTCGGCGCGCCCGCCGCTCGACCCGCCTCCGGGGGCGCTGAAGGAGACGGTGCACACCATCCGCGGCAAGCTCGCCGACGGCGGCGGGCTGCTGGCCGTCATCGACGACCAGCCCGTGGGCACCCTGATCCTCGACCCGATCGGGTCCTCCACCTACATCCGTCGCTTCGGCGTGGTGCCCGGGATGCAGGGCATGGGCATCGCCGGCCGGCTCATCGACGCCGCCGTCGACGCGGTCGCCGACTCCGGTCGGGGCACCGACGACCTGATCGTGCAGGCGCGCGAGGAGCTGCCGGCCACGGTGCGCTTCTGGGACCGCCAGGGCTTCCGCGAGATCCGCCGCTACTCGCCGCTGGTCGAGATGCGCCGCCCGCTGCGCACCGCCGTCTTCCAGGCCCCGACCGCCGACGCGATGCGCGGCATCGGCCGCTCGCTGGCCGGCCAGCTCAGCCACGGCGACCTGGTCGTGCTGACCGGCGACCTGGGTGCCGGCAAGACCACCTTCACCCAGGGTCTCGGCGCCGGGCTCGGGGTGCGCGGCAACGTGACCTCGCCGACGTTCGTCATCGCCCGGGTGCACCCCTCGACGGTCGGCGGCCCCGAGCTGGTCCACGTCGACGCCTACCGCCTCGACGGGCTCGAGGAGCTCGACGACCTCGACCTCGACACCTCCCTCGACGAGGCCGTCACGGTGGTGGAGTGGGGCGAGGACCTCGCCGAGGGGCTCTCGGAGTCGCGCCTGGAGATCCGCATCGTGCGCGCCATCGGCGACCCCGACGACGACCGGGACCCGGTCTCGATGTTCGACCCGCGCCGGGTCGAGGTGACGCCCGTCGGCCCGCGCTGGCACGCCCTGTCCTTCCGCGCGCTGGGCTGA
- a CDS encoding MazG family protein, producing MDAADEPLLELRAVMARLRAECPWKAEQTHRSLVRYLLEETHETVEAVDRLEAGEPGALEHLREELGDLLLQVYFHAAVAAEAGGFDIDDVARGITDKMLRRNPHVFGDEAGEPGGPRDAAAVNERWQQIKAAEKSGRTTVDEGVPAGLPALLYADKVLDRLHRAGRDVDLRHGSEDLGERLLALVDEARADGVDPEQALRDAVRRRT from the coding sequence GTGGACGCCGCCGACGAGCCGCTGCTCGAGCTTCGCGCGGTGATGGCGCGACTGCGCGCCGAGTGCCCGTGGAAGGCCGAGCAGACCCACCGCTCGCTGGTGCGCTACCTGCTCGAGGAGACCCACGAGACCGTCGAGGCGGTCGACCGCCTCGAGGCGGGGGAGCCCGGCGCGCTCGAGCACCTGCGCGAGGAGCTCGGCGACCTGCTGCTGCAGGTCTACTTCCACGCGGCCGTCGCCGCGGAGGCGGGCGGCTTCGACATCGACGACGTCGCCCGCGGCATCACCGACAAGATGCTGCGCCGCAACCCGCACGTCTTCGGCGACGAGGCCGGCGAGCCGGGGGGACCCCGCGACGCCGCCGCCGTCAACGAGCGCTGGCAGCAGATCAAGGCCGCCGAGAAGTCCGGGCGCACCACCGTCGACGAGGGCGTGCCCGCCGGTCTCCCGGCGCTGCTCTACGCCGACAAGGTGCTCGACCGGCTCCACCGCGCCGGGCGCGACGTCGACCTCCGGCACGGCTCCGAGGACCTCGGCGAGCGGCTCCTGGCCCTGGTCGACGAGGCCCGCGCCGACGGCGTCGACCCCGAGCAGGCCCTGCGCGACGCCGTACGCCGCCGCACCTGA
- a CDS encoding amidase — MLDYADYADHDATALAALVREGSTTAEELLAAARARAAEVNPRINAIVHGVEPPVPSGPEPEGGRPFAGVPFLLKDLNQRLAGVPTSGGSRALAGHPAAETAAVVQRWIEAGLVIFGKTNSPEFGAKGVTEPHVFGATRNPWDLAHTPGGSSGGSAAAVAAGIVPCAAASDGGGSIRIPASACGLFGLKTSRGLLPHGPEFGESIGGTSTDGVVSRSVRDSAAMLDVLAGPTPESPFLAAPGPAEGYAAEVGRDPGRLRVAVSWHSSVNPDPHPEAKAAVHHAAELLAAAGHEVVELDAAPVDDAQLAEDFLTTWFVNCAVAVDQARQLTGAGEDDFEPDTRVMAALGRATAATDYVRATENRHTHVRRLAALHAEHDLLLTPTTATPPPRIGAFDQPPLVQLAQKALLTARVGGLLRFTPLVDQMISENLGWVPYTQMANLTGRPAMSVPLHWTPEGLPMGVQLVGRLGSEGMLLRLAAQLEDAAPWFDRRPPL, encoded by the coding sequence ATGCTCGACTACGCCGACTACGCCGACCACGACGCCACCGCCCTCGCCGCCCTCGTGCGCGAGGGCTCCACCACCGCCGAGGAGCTGCTCGCCGCGGCCCGGGCCCGCGCGGCGGAGGTGAACCCGCGCATCAACGCGATCGTGCACGGCGTCGAGCCGCCGGTGCCCTCGGGCCCCGAGCCCGAGGGCGGGCGCCCCTTCGCCGGGGTGCCGTTCCTGCTCAAGGACCTCAACCAGCGCCTGGCCGGCGTCCCGACCAGCGGCGGCAGCAGGGCCCTGGCCGGCCACCCGGCCGCCGAGACCGCCGCGGTGGTGCAGCGCTGGATCGAGGCCGGCCTGGTGATCTTCGGCAAGACCAACAGCCCCGAGTTCGGCGCCAAGGGCGTCACCGAGCCGCACGTCTTCGGCGCCACCCGCAACCCGTGGGACCTCGCGCACACCCCCGGCGGGTCCTCGGGCGGCTCGGCCGCGGCCGTGGCCGCCGGCATCGTGCCCTGCGCCGCGGCCAGCGACGGCGGCGGCTCGATCCGCATCCCGGCCTCGGCCTGCGGGCTCTTCGGTCTCAAGACCAGCCGCGGGCTGCTGCCCCACGGCCCCGAGTTCGGCGAGTCGATCGGCGGCACCAGCACCGACGGCGTGGTCTCGCGCAGCGTCCGCGACAGCGCCGCGATGCTCGACGTGCTCGCCGGGCCCACCCCCGAGTCGCCGTTCCTGGCCGCCCCCGGCCCGGCTGAGGGGTACGCCGCCGAGGTCGGCCGCGACCCGGGCCGGCTCCGGGTCGCCGTGAGCTGGCACAGCAGCGTCAACCCCGACCCGCACCCGGAGGCCAAGGCGGCCGTGCACCACGCCGCCGAGCTCCTGGCCGCCGCCGGCCACGAGGTCGTCGAGCTCGACGCCGCCCCGGTCGACGACGCGCAGCTGGCCGAGGACTTCCTGACCACCTGGTTCGTCAACTGCGCGGTGGCCGTCGACCAGGCCCGCCAGCTGACCGGGGCGGGCGAGGACGACTTCGAGCCCGACACCCGGGTGATGGCCGCCCTGGGCCGTGCGACCGCCGCGACCGACTACGTGCGGGCCACCGAGAACCGCCACACCCACGTGCGCCGGCTGGCCGCGCTGCACGCCGAGCACGACCTGCTGCTGACCCCCACCACCGCGACCCCGCCGCCGCGCATCGGCGCCTTCGACCAGCCGCCGCTGGTGCAGCTGGCCCAGAAGGCGCTGCTGACCGCCCGCGTCGGCGGCCTGCTGCGCTTCACCCCGCTGGTCGACCAGATGATCAGCGAGAACCTCGGCTGGGTGCCCTACACCCAGATGGCCAACCTCACCGGCCGCCCGGCCATGAGCGTGCCGCTGCACTGGACGCCCGAGGGCCTTCCGATGGGCGTGCAGCTCGTCGGGCGCCTGGGCAGCGAGGGCATGCTGCTGCGCCTGGCCGCCCAGCTCGAGGACGCCGCCCCCTGGTTCGACCGCCGCCCGCCCCTCTGA
- the eno gene encoding phosphopyruvate hydratase, producing MASIEAVGAREILDSRGNPTVEVEVVLDDGTFARAAVPSGASTGAFEAVELRDGGDRYAGKGVQQAVDNVIRVLGPAVEGLDADDQRLVDQAMLAADGTPNKAEIGANAILGVSLAVARAAADSAGLPLYRYVGGPNAHVLPVPMMNILNGGSHADSNVDIQEFMIAPVGASSFREALRSGAEVYHALKAVLKERGLATGLGDEGGFAPDLDSNRAALDLIAEAVERSGQKLGTDIVLALDVAATEFCTDGVYSFEGQSKTAAEMTAYYAELCEAYPIVSIEDPLDEDDWEGWKTLTDQLGDKVQIVGDDLFVTNVERLQRGISGGQANALLVKVNQIGSLTETLDSVDLAHRNGFRCMMSHRSGETEDITIADLAVATNCGQIKTGAPARSERVAKYNQLLRIEDELSDAARYAGVSAFPRYTS from the coding sequence GTGGCATCCATCGAAGCAGTCGGCGCCCGCGAGATCCTCGACTCCCGGGGCAACCCCACCGTCGAGGTCGAGGTCGTCCTCGACGACGGCACCTTCGCCCGCGCAGCCGTGCCCAGCGGCGCCTCCACCGGCGCGTTCGAGGCCGTCGAGCTGCGCGACGGCGGCGACCGGTACGCCGGCAAGGGCGTCCAGCAGGCCGTCGACAACGTGATCCGCGTGCTCGGCCCCGCCGTCGAGGGCCTCGACGCCGACGACCAGCGGCTCGTCGACCAGGCGATGCTCGCCGCCGACGGCACCCCCAACAAGGCCGAGATCGGCGCCAACGCCATCCTCGGCGTCTCGCTGGCCGTGGCCCGCGCGGCCGCCGACTCCGCCGGCCTGCCGCTCTACCGCTACGTCGGCGGGCCCAACGCCCACGTGCTGCCGGTGCCGATGATGAACATCCTCAACGGCGGCTCGCACGCCGACTCCAACGTCGACATCCAGGAGTTCATGATCGCGCCGGTCGGCGCGTCCTCCTTCCGCGAGGCGCTGCGCTCGGGCGCGGAGGTCTACCACGCGCTGAAGGCGGTGCTCAAGGAGCGCGGGCTGGCCACCGGCCTCGGCGACGAGGGCGGCTTCGCCCCCGACCTCGACTCCAACCGCGCCGCCCTCGACCTGATCGCCGAGGCCGTCGAGCGCTCGGGCCAGAAGCTGGGCACCGACATCGTGCTGGCCCTCGACGTGGCCGCCACCGAGTTCTGCACCGACGGCGTCTACTCCTTCGAGGGCCAGTCCAAGACGGCCGCCGAGATGACCGCCTACTACGCCGAGCTGTGCGAGGCCTACCCGATCGTCTCCATCGAGGACCCCCTCGACGAGGACGACTGGGAGGGCTGGAAGACCCTCACCGACCAGCTCGGCGACAAGGTCCAGATCGTCGGCGACGACCTGTTCGTCACCAACGTCGAGCGCCTGCAGCGCGGCATCAGCGGCGGCCAGGCCAACGCCCTGCTGGTCAAGGTCAACCAGATCGGCTCGCTGACCGAGACCCTCGACTCCGTCGACCTGGCCCACCGCAACGGCTTCCGGTGCATGATGAGCCACCGCTCCGGGGAGACCGAGGACATCACGATCGCCGACCTGGCCGTGGCCACCAACTGCGGCCAGATCAAGACCGGTGCCCCGGCGCGCTCCGAGCGGGTCGCGAAGTACAACCAGCTGCTGCGCATCGAGGACGAGCTCTCAGATGCCGCGCGCTACGCCGGTGTGTCGGCGTTCCCGCGCTACACCTCCTGA
- a CDS encoding FtsB family cell division protein — protein sequence MPENRRTPSRGSGPRGRTGPGRGGAPRPAARPAAGSTPRPGTSRRRRPRLTGRAAVLVLVVAVLAVSYASSARAYLQQRGELDALRADIAEKEASISDLEREMRRWEDPAYVTQEARELGYVMPGETSYVVLDEDGEPLEPAAELADPDEVGPEVEPAFWEDAWASVLLAGNPPRNPGTPPLTEIDGSEEQQ from the coding sequence ATGCCCGAGAACCGACGCACCCCGTCGCGGGGCAGCGGCCCGCGCGGGCGCACCGGCCCCGGCCGGGGCGGTGCCCCGCGCCCGGCCGCGCGCCCCGCGGCCGGGTCGACCCCGCGCCCGGGCACCTCGCGTCGCCGCCGGCCCCGCCTGACCGGCCGGGCGGCGGTGCTGGTGCTGGTGGTGGCCGTGCTGGCCGTCTCCTACGCCAGCTCGGCGCGCGCCTACCTCCAGCAGCGCGGTGAGCTCGACGCGCTGCGCGCCGACATCGCCGAGAAGGAGGCGAGCATCTCCGACCTCGAGCGCGAGATGCGGCGCTGGGAGGACCCGGCGTACGTCACCCAGGAGGCCCGCGAGCTCGGCTACGTGATGCCCGGCGAGACGTCGTACGTCGTGCTCGACGAGGACGGCGAGCCGCTCGAGCCGGCCGCCGAGCTCGCCGACCCCGACGAGGTCGGCCCCGAGGTCGAGCCGGCCTTCTGGGAGGACGCCTGGGCCTCGGTGCTGCTGGCCGGCAACCCGCCGCGCAACCCCGGCACCCCGCCCCTGACCGAGATCGACGGCTCCGAGGAGCAGCAGTGA
- a CDS encoding DUF501 domain-containing protein, giving the protein MSAPDLPGISEADQAVVDAQLGRSASGIAEVGHRCPCGNPDVVTTVPRLPSGTPFPTTYYLTCPRAASRIGTLEGSGLMKEMEARLADDEELAAAYAAAHERYLAARDEIGRAAGLDVPEIEGISAGGMPDRVKCLHVLAGQSLAQGRGVNPLGDEVLDALGPWWEPGPCA; this is encoded by the coding sequence GTGAGCGCCCCCGACCTGCCCGGCATCAGCGAGGCCGACCAGGCGGTCGTCGACGCCCAGCTGGGCCGCTCGGCCAGCGGGATCGCCGAGGTCGGGCACCGCTGCCCCTGCGGCAACCCCGACGTGGTGACGACGGTGCCGCGCCTGCCCAGCGGCACGCCGTTCCCGACGACGTACTACCTGACCTGCCCGCGCGCCGCGTCGCGCATCGGCACCCTCGAGGGCTCCGGGCTGATGAAGGAGATGGAGGCGCGCCTCGCCGACGACGAGGAGCTCGCCGCGGCGTACGCCGCCGCCCACGAGCGCTACCTCGCCGCGCGCGACGAGATCGGCCGGGCCGCCGGGCTCGACGTGCCCGAGATCGAGGGGATCTCGGCGGGCGGGATGCCCGACCGCGTCAAGTGCCTGCACGTGCTGGCCGGCCAGTCCCTGGCCCAGGGCCGCGGCGTCAACCCGCTCGGCGACGAGGTCCTCGACGCCCTCGGTCCCTGGTGGGAGCCGGGCCCGTGCGCGTAG
- a CDS encoding Ppx/GppA phosphatase family protein has translation MRVAAIDCGTNSIKLLVADVDVGAGTTTDVVRESRMVRLGEGVDRTGRLFEAALERTFAAVEEYAALVREHGVDPAHTRFCATSATRDADNAEEFGDGVEQRLGVRPEVLSGGEEARLAWAGSVRVLRETPQAPVLVVDVGGGSTELVLGHAGAEQDRPDQAHSMDIGSVRLTERHLHSDPPTAAEVAACVADVDAVLDQSPVAVSDALSVVGVAGTITTLAAGVLDLDAYDRDRIDQSVLDVAAVHRECDRLVGLSVEQRRALPWMHPRRADVIAAGGLIVSRVLARSRATELVVSESDILDGIAWDLALTSA, from the coding sequence GTGCGCGTAGCCGCCATCGACTGCGGCACCAACTCGATCAAGCTGCTCGTCGCCGACGTCGACGTCGGCGCCGGCACCACCACCGACGTGGTGCGCGAGTCGCGGATGGTGCGTCTCGGCGAGGGCGTCGACCGCACCGGCCGGCTCTTCGAGGCCGCGCTCGAGCGGACCTTCGCCGCCGTCGAGGAGTACGCCGCGCTGGTGCGCGAGCACGGCGTCGACCCCGCCCACACCCGGTTCTGCGCCACCTCGGCGACCCGCGACGCCGACAACGCCGAGGAGTTCGGCGACGGCGTCGAGCAGCGCCTGGGGGTGCGCCCCGAGGTGCTCAGCGGCGGCGAGGAGGCCCGGCTGGCGTGGGCCGGCTCGGTGCGGGTGCTGCGCGAGACGCCGCAGGCGCCGGTGCTGGTCGTCGACGTCGGCGGTGGCTCCACCGAGCTGGTGCTCGGTCACGCGGGGGCCGAGCAGGACCGCCCCGACCAGGCGCACTCGATGGACATCGGCTCGGTGCGCCTCACCGAGCGCCACCTGCACTCCGACCCGCCCACCGCCGCCGAGGTGGCCGCCTGCGTCGCCGACGTCGACGCGGTCCTCGACCAGAGCCCCGTGGCCGTCAGCGACGCGCTGAGCGTCGTGGGCGTCGCCGGCACGATCACCACCCTGGCCGCCGGGGTGCTCGACCTCGACGCCTACGACCGCGACCGCATCGACCAGAGCGTGCTCGACGTCGCGGCCGTGCACCGCGAGTGCGACCGCCTGGTCGGGCTCAGCGTCGAGCAGCGCCGGGCCCTGCCGTGGATGCACCCGCGGCGCGCCGACGTCATCGCGGCCGGCGGCCTCATCGTCTCGCGGGTGCTGGCCCGCAGCCGGGCCACCGAGCTGGTGGTCAGCGAGAGCGACATCCTCGACGGCATCGCCTGGGACCTCGCCCTGACCTCTGCCTAG
- a CDS encoding zinc-dependent alcohol dehydrogenase, with product MKAVTWQGPRTMSVEEVPDPRIQDPTDAVVEVTTTGLCGSDLHLYEPLAPFMTPGDVVGHEPMGIVREVGPDVRDLAVGDRVVVPFNISCGSCWTCSRGLHSQCETTQNREHGTGASLFGYSSLYGAVPGGQAELLRVPFADFLPVKVPEGPSDDRFVFLSDVLPTAWQGVEYADCSADGTLLVMGAGPIGDMAARIAMHRGIRTIVVDRVPERLARVAARGAETIDLDAVDDVAEEVRSRTGGRGADAVIDAVGMEAHGNPVAEKAIKAVGLLPDAVAKPLMLKAGFDRLAALHASLDAVRRGGTVSLLGVYGGAADPMPLMQMFDKQLQLRMGQANVRRWTDDIMPLLLDDADPLGTEQFVTHRLPLAQAPEAYAKFRDKQDEMIKVVFTP from the coding sequence ATGAAGGCAGTCACCTGGCAGGGCCCGCGCACGATGTCGGTCGAGGAGGTGCCCGACCCCCGCATCCAGGACCCGACCGACGCGGTCGTCGAGGTGACCACCACCGGCCTGTGCGGCTCCGACCTGCACCTCTACGAGCCGCTGGCACCCTTCATGACCCCCGGCGACGTCGTGGGCCACGAGCCGATGGGGATCGTGCGCGAGGTCGGGCCCGACGTGCGGGACCTCGCGGTCGGCGACCGCGTGGTGGTGCCCTTCAACATCAGCTGCGGCAGCTGCTGGACCTGCTCGCGCGGCCTGCACAGCCAGTGCGAGACGACCCAGAACCGCGAGCACGGCACCGGCGCCAGCCTCTTCGGCTACAGCAGCCTCTACGGTGCCGTGCCGGGCGGGCAGGCCGAGCTGCTGCGGGTCCCGTTCGCCGACTTCCTGCCGGTCAAGGTGCCGGAGGGCCCCTCGGACGACCGGTTCGTCTTCCTCTCCGACGTGCTGCCCACCGCCTGGCAGGGCGTCGAGTACGCCGACTGTTCCGCCGACGGCACCCTGCTGGTGATGGGCGCCGGGCCGATCGGTGACATGGCGGCGCGGATCGCGATGCACCGCGGCATCCGCACCATCGTGGTCGACCGGGTGCCCGAGCGCCTCGCCCGGGTGGCGGCCCGGGGCGCCGAGACGATCGACCTCGACGCCGTCGACGACGTCGCCGAGGAGGTCCGCAGCCGCACCGGCGGGCGCGGCGCCGACGCCGTGATCGACGCCGTCGGCATGGAGGCGCACGGCAACCCCGTGGCCGAGAAGGCCATCAAGGCCGTGGGCCTGCTGCCCGACGCCGTGGCGAAGCCGCTGATGCTCAAGGCCGGCTTCGACCGACTGGCCGCGCTGCACGCCTCGCTGGACGCCGTACGACGGGGCGGCACCGTGTCGCTGCTCGGCGTGTACGGCGGCGCGGCCGACCCGATGCCGCTGATGCAGATGTTCGACAAGCAGCTGCAGCTGCGCATGGGCCAGGCCAACGTGCGGCGCTGGACCGACGACATCATGCCGCTGCTGCTCGACGACGCCGACCCGCTGGGCACCGAGCAGTTCGTGACCCACCGGCTCCCGCTGGCGCAGGCGCCCGAGGCCTACGCGAAGTTCCGGGACAAGCAGGACGAGATGATCAAGGTCGTCTTCACGCCCTGA